One Besnoitia besnoiti strain Bb-Ger1 chromosome Unknown contig00025, whole genome shotgun sequence DNA segment encodes these proteins:
- a CDS encoding ribosomal protein S4 (encoded by transcript BESB_042700): protein MEKTFKAKLKKLQYFKLTFLPGFCTKLLKKELVFTKKGKLSAFLTKLLEKQKLKYNYGLKENQIKKYFKYIKLLKVFNLVQIIELRLDATLFRIGFAKSINQAKQLITHGFIFINSILIKNPNFLLTEKDLIYINPKKSTILLICRINLFFRYYNKYNLYIYNLCVEYLKFKLQKEFYFKLYLFISFNETLVKNYYKF, encoded by the coding sequence ATGGAAAAAACTTTTAAAGCAAAACTTAAAAAATTACAATATTTTAAGCTTACTTTTTTACCTGGTTTTTGTACTAAACTATTAAAAAAAGAATTAGTGTTTACGAAAAAAGGAAAATTGTCTGCTTTTTTAACTAAATTACTAGAAAAACAAAAATTAAAGTATAATTATGGGCTTAAAGAAAATCAAATTAAAAAATATTTTAAATATATTAAATTATTAAAAGTTTTTAATTTGGTTCAAATTATTGAATTACGTTTAGATGCTACTTTATTTAGAATAGGATTTGCAAAATCTATAAATCAAGCTAAACAATTAATTACTCATGGATTTATTTTTATTAATTCTATTTTAATTAAAAATCCTAATTTTCTTTTAACAGAAAAAGATTTGATTTATATAAATCCTAAAAAATCTACTATTCTTTTAATTTGTAGGATTAATTTATTTTTTAGATATTATAATAAATATaatttatatatttataaTTTATGTGTAGAATATTTAAAATTTAAATTACAAAAAGAATTTTATTTTAAattatatttatttatttcTTTTAATGAGACTTTAGTTAAAAATTATTATAAATTTTAA